From Candidatus Bathyarchaeota archaeon, one genomic window encodes:
- a CDS encoding shikimate dehydrogenase, whose translation MDGQTKLYGIIGDPVEHSLSPVIQNAAFEHLKLNCVYVTFHVKQAELKSAINGIRSLKIQGFNVTMPHKTNILPLIDEVEKTAAKIGAVNTVKNINGRLIGYNTDGVGALKALEKNGINLSGKKIVILGAGGAGRAISYALAQIVDELVILNRTELKAQKLANELCGESKATISYGQLKDESLRRALKDADVIINATSVGMYPCENETPINNRLLNADITVFDLVYSPLKTRLLKEAETRNAKTLNGLHLLVHQGAESFKIWTALDAPLDVMWKALTYTLNISRVQAS comes from the coding sequence ATTGATGGACAGACTAAGCTCTATGGGATTATCGGTGACCCAGTGGAACACTCGTTAAGTCCAGTTATTCAGAATGCTGCATTTGAACACCTTAAACTAAACTGCGTATATGTGACGTTTCACGTGAAACAAGCTGAACTGAAGTCTGCAATAAATGGAATACGCAGTCTCAAAATCCAGGGTTTCAATGTGACTATGCCTCACAAGACGAATATTCTACCTTTAATAGACGAAGTTGAAAAGACAGCAGCAAAAATTGGAGCGGTAAATACTGTAAAAAATATCAATGGACGTTTAATCGGTTACAACACCGATGGAGTAGGTGCTCTAAAAGCCTTAGAAAAAAATGGAATTAATCTATCTGGGAAAAAAATAGTAATCTTAGGCGCCGGTGGGGCTGGAAGAGCTATCTCTTATGCACTAGCCCAAATAGTCGATGAACTAGTCATCCTCAACCGCACAGAATTAAAAGCACAAAAACTTGCAAACGAGTTATGTGGTGAAAGCAAGGCGACTATATCTTATGGACAATTAAAGGATGAAAGCCTACGGCGTGCGCTTAAAGACGCTGATGTAATTATCAACGCAACCTCGGTCGGCATGTATCCATGTGAAAATGAGACGCCAATCAACAATAGGTTGCTAAACGCCGACATAACAGTGTTCGATCTAGTATATTCACCTCTGAAGACGAGGCTGTTAAAAGAGGCTGAAACACGGAATGCCAAAACATTGAATGGGCTCCACCTACTGGTTCACCAAGGTGCCGAATCATTCAAAATTTGGACTGCCCTTGATGCTCCATTGGACGTAATGTGGAAAGCCCTCACGTACACTCTTAACATTTCAAGGGTGCAAGCATCTTGA
- the aroD gene encoding type I 3-dehydroquinate dehydratase, with product MRPKICAVIAERELSEALNLIEEAENQRADLLEVRLDYLREHPPLDPIFKATKLPIIATCRLKDQGGMYTGPEETRKSLLLKAADAGASYVDIELKSKQLRKFITQCKSLGVKLIISHHDCVATPSLKKLNSIFKSELRAGADIGKIVTTAQQFEDNLTCLNFQAELSRKHVAGVCFAMGTLGRISRILSPIYGGSFAYASVKFGGETAAGQLTIQEMQKIYAMLGVT from the coding sequence ATGAGGCCTAAAATCTGTGCAGTAATAGCTGAACGTGAATTATCGGAAGCCCTTAACTTAATTGAAGAAGCTGAAAACCAACGCGCTGACCTACTTGAGGTAAGGCTTGATTATTTGCGCGAACATCCTCCCCTGGATCCAATATTTAAGGCAACAAAGTTACCAATTATTGCCACTTGCCGCCTGAAGGATCAGGGTGGAATGTATACAGGTCCCGAGGAAACTCGTAAATCTTTACTTTTGAAAGCGGCTGACGCAGGCGCCTCCTACGTAGATATCGAGTTGAAATCCAAGCAGTTGAGGAAGTTTATTACTCAATGTAAATCCTTGGGGGTAAAGCTTATCATATCGCACCATGATTGCGTTGCGACTCCAAGCCTGAAAAAACTAAATTCGATTTTTAAGAGCGAACTAAGAGCAGGCGCGGATATCGGCAAAATAGTTACAACGGCTCAACAATTTGAGGATAACCTAACCTGTCTAAATTTTCAAGCTGAATTAAGCAGGAAACATGTTGCCGGGGTTTGCTTTGCGATGGGGACACTTGGAAGGATTTCACGTATTCTCTCTCCAATTTATGGGGGGAGTTTTGCTTATGCCTCTGTCAAATTTGGAGGGGAAACTGCGGCCGGTCAATTAACGATACAAGAAATGCAGAAAATATACGCCATGTTAGGTGTCACGTAA